Within Conger conger chromosome 3, fConCon1.1, whole genome shotgun sequence, the genomic segment GTTCTGTGAACATAGCATCCACCACAGCACTTTATTACTACCACAGACAAGAGGACCGGATTTGGCTGTATTCCCAGAACCGGAACTGCCTTCAATATTTGGAGGATCTGGTGGCTTTACGGCGACAGTATAAGAACAATCTGAGCCATCTTAATAGCAAAGACGCGAAAGTACCCGTTTCCTCCAAAAAGAAgtcacccccaccaccccctgctCGGGGTGAGCAGGTACAGTAACTGGGCCTGGCAATATTCAAGCTATTATGTATTGCTATTATGTATTTGGACTGCATGTCCTGTTTAAAAAGTCATTATATTATTCGTTATTGCTTTTATGTCTTAAAAGTTAATTGATTTCAGATAATAATGTCAAGCATTCCTCACACATGCAAAATATCCTATCCTTACTGGAATTCATATTGCATGGATATCTATTCAatctttgtaattttttttaattgacatgacaaacacaaaatttgatatttttgctgggtattaattgtgttgttattgttttaatgGAGTTTAATGCACAGACATCAAAAACCAAAGCCACAGCAGCACCAATCCCCAGTGAAGAGGATACTCTTGAGTTTTTTGATTCTGTCATTGCGAGTTGTGACCTGGAGCCCAAGCGTAAACCTAACTTGGATGACGGACACGCAGATGTAGATTTCATTGGTAAGTGTGAGGTGTGAAGAGGTATTGTTATTTACTATGAGCAGtctgtttctttccttttcctttaACAATACAGCCTCAAAATATGGACTGGCCATTTCAACTTGTTTGCATATTCCTGTCTGTGATCAGTACAGTAGACAGGCCAATTCCTCAGATTTCTAGTTTTTCAAATCTGTTTAAATTACTGCAAAAGTGAATGGGAAATGTTTTGTGCCTCTGCCCtgtcagagttgatttaactGAACAGTGTACCAGTGTACCAttactttgtgtatctgtatttttagttggctaggtaagcagtgtttagaTAGTTAATTTTGgtaacttttgctttgttgtttgtttatttgtttgtttaaaaataataataataataataataataataataataataataataataataataataattcaaataggccctggtccttatctttgttgtacaggtagcagttgaaattgtactctagggtctttcagcgcacttatccctggttataggtatgcactttgttgtacgtcactctggataagagcatctgccaaatgccatgaatgtaatgtaatgtaatgttgactTCCTCTCCCATGAACTTCAGTGGCCACCAGCACCAGTGAGCATGACCTTCACTCCAACTGGGTGCTGCGTAACCCCAGGAGGTTGTTCGTAGATGAGGGCAGGCTGAAGACACCACAGGCACAAAAGAGTGTGAGGGGTGGAGGGAGCAGTTCAGTGGGAAGCAGGAGGCAGCTCCAGAGGAACCCCATCCACTTGCCCAAGGTGGTGGAGAGTGCCTTCCAAACATTGCGTTTTAAACCAAAGTTCAAGAAGAAGGATTAGCTTGCTTTACTTGCGTGTCCTGGGGCAAGTGTGGAAAGGATGAGGGACTGGACTCTGGACTGTCTATTGCGAGAGCGTATAGTAATGTAtgtgttcctgttttttttttccgcgaACATGTGTTGAAATTTgtttgtataataataataataataataataataataataataataataataataaaaaaacatgacaccCTCACAAAAAAtgacagtgcagtccatatttATTTGGGCAGacttcaaatggtaaatggtaaatggtcggcatttatatagcacctttatccaaagcgctgtacaattgatgcttctcattcacccattcacacaccgacggcgattggctgccatgcaaggcaccgaccagctcatcaggagcatttgggggttaggtgtcttgctcagggacacttcgacacagcccgggcgggggatcgaaccggcaaccctccgactgccagacgactgctcttactgcctgagccatgtcgccccccacttcacaaacagactttctgttcttttggctctgtagtccagcacattgtatttgaaattaaacaataaatgtgaggttaaaagGCAGATTGTCCCCTTTAATtggtattcacatccatattgggtgatgtcTGTATGAATCGCATCCTGTTTTATACATtcctgccattttattttagggGACTAAAAGTAATTGGGACAGTTTGTTTCTCAGCAGCTTCTGAGTAGTTTTGCTGTATTCAATTGTTTCCTTAGTGTGGGCATACGAAAGCTTTTTGGTATCGAGTCTTGATTcgaggcttttgattgcctttggactCTGTTAATACCAATTATCAACAAGAGGCTCAGATTTGGGTCAAtggcagtcaaggaagccaagatgaggctgagaaagaagaaaaagtagTCAGagacatcagctaaataataggctttccaaaataaatagtttggatcatcattaagaagaaatagAGTACTGGTGTTTGTGATCATTGCTAtgttgtgggatgaagcactatccaatgagtttggaggcatttgattgaagttgagcagataagatgcttctgcagacttcagaattaattctgctcagCTATTAGTAGTTACACTATCAAGAAGGCAAGTGAATCAgcacatacatgcccaaactataacacccccaccatcaTGTTTCACTGATGAGTAGGGgttctttggttcttgggcagttccttttaacCCTTTGCtcctgatacaagtcaatcttggtctcatctgtccacaattgtttttttccagaactctgttAGTAGGCTCTGTTTACTGCTTCTTCCTAGCaagctgtaacctggccatcctgtttttgcaacaTAGTAGTACTTTGCACCTTGCAGTGTAACCTCTGtaaatctgtttgtgaagtcttctgcagagagtatgtctctatgtctctgactgttttttcctTATTTCTCAGCCATGTAACAGCTTCCTTGACTGCCATTGGCACAATTCTGggcttcatgttgacaaatgacaataacagactccaaaggcattCAAAAGCCTGAGAGCTttttacctgcactaaggaagcgatttaATACATCTGACTAtacagaagcagctgagaagccaaccatCCAATTACTTTGGTTCCCTAAAATGGGGAGGGGGACCAAGTATTtaaaagggatgtgattccaACATTCTTCACCggatatgaatgtaaataccctcagattaaaggggacagtctgcactttaacctcaccttcattgtttcatttcaaatccaatgtgctggactacagagccaaaaaaacagaaattgtatagatacatacggactgcacttCATTATAAGATATCATTATAAACAATATGTAAATCTAAAAACACAATATAAGTCATACTGAAAAattaaatactgtaaaaatgaGATTTGATCATTAGAAAAGAAATTAGAACATGATCACACAGAACAGTTGTTGGTCTTTTGCAAGTGTTCTAGCAGGCTGTCTAACCTAAGGTAAAGGCATGAAATAATGTACCTTACGCTTGCAGTCTGTTCTGCCAATATAATAGCCTCATGAATATACCACCAAGCTCTTAGTTCAGAAGTATCTGTTTCACTCCTATCACTTACAGACCTGTAACAAGCTGCCTTGGTCTTTCCCATAATTTTCTTACTTGGGGAATATGGCTTTTTTGTGCCATAGGCACAAGGACTCACTCTGGTGTTACTGGAGACCTAAGCAGAGGTTACATCAGTTTGAGTGATGTAAGCAATCTACAAagcaaaatgtccagtgttaattcaactgtaACAGAGTCCAACGGGGACCATATGTATGGGAGAGTGGGGAAGTTGTTAAATGGGTAAGTTGTCATACTGTTATTTTCTCCAAAACAAGAGGCACTACCTCAAGAATTGAAAAGCCATTTCGTGTGAATTTCTGAGGTCAACTGCCTGTTTACAAGTATTCAAACCCGCATTTACCTTTTTTTGTGATTGAATGTTTATTGAAAAGATTCAACACGCAATACCAAATTACTGGTGCTTTAAACAAGAACTAAATAGAGAGAACGGAAACAAGTACAAGTatgtacaaaaatgaaataaaaatatacatatatttgaaaaaaaatagcaaaaaagcaaaaagacacacaaacacatacatagagacagacaggcagtcagacagaaaataaagacaaagatAAACTCAAGGAAGATAACATCCAAAAAGGAGAGAAACCAATGTCTTAAATTAAGAGAATAAGGAGGTTTCCATTGTTGAATGACAATTTTCTTGGCAGCCATCAGGCCTGCTAAAATGACATGCCCTTTAAGTTTGGAGACACTTGAAAGATCTTTCAATATCAAGACTGGTATGGTTGCAAGTACTGTTCCTAATATCAATTCTGATGCAACGGGTGGGTGATCCTATGTCATATGAACAAGGCTCATCATTGGTGGTTTTTACTGATTTCCCCTGAAAAATtcccagatttaaaaaaagaaagaaaaaagggcaGTTCTGATTTAACTGACTTTCACCaggatttctttattttcttattaatgtttctctgccttttgcatgtttttggaattaaaatctattatggatttggttctctGGATCATTGCTGTTTTAGGGTATGCAGCTTTAAGAGTGGGAATCATGGggattgtttctgttttgagtgtttcgattggtacatgtgtgtatgtaaggtCCCTGGGCGAGTGAGTGGTGTTTTTGGTGTGTGCGTTTGGAAAGATTGTTGGCTCACGTTGTCCTGGCACCTCAACAATGGCATGCTGGCCAATGATATTTCTTCTTCTCCACCTGTTTGTCAGGTTAAACTCTGTCTCATCAACAAAGACATCGTGCCTCTGTTAGATAATGtccgaaccacacttgcatACAAATCGCCAGCCTCGTCGTTTCGCcattctgggaccaatatacatgaaaaatctTTTAGTAAGGCAGACCTGCTATTCCACACTGTTAGCGTATCGTTGGTTGGTCAcatggctagctagcaaacatatatttagctaacctgtATAGTCAGCAACTTTTAAAATGATCTTGTTATGgagctccccaaatcctaaccatAACTATTAGTAAATGACCATTAGACAACAGACCCTCGATCACAATGACAAAAAGTcttactttcttgtttttatccttgtcTTTTTaacttcgttttttttttttacggcaagctggaaagaaaaaacttaATATGCTCACGCAACCCTACATCCCAGCAAACATGCCCCTTTGGGGCCCGTGTGGGGCCACTGCGGGCCCCGTTACCGGCGTGAAATGCGGGGCACGTGTGGGCCCCACACTATGGGGCCCAGGTGGGTCCCCAGTGGGACAGCCCACACCCAGCCCAAAATGTGGGCTGAGTGAGGGCCCCACTGGGGCCCATCGTGGGCCCGCAGCATGCCCCTGTGTGGGCCCCAGTGTGGGCCCCACTGGGGCAAACTGTGGGCCCCACTGGGGCCCATTGTGGGCCCGCAGTATGCCCCTGTGGGcccagggctgagtgtgggcCCCACTGGGGCCCATTGTGGGCCCGCAGCATGCCCCTGTGTGGGCCCCAGTGTGGGCCCCACTGGGGCAAACTGTGGGCCCgtgttccccacagtgtgggCCCCACTTGGGCCCGTTGTGGGCCCGCAGCATGCCCCTGTGGACCAAGTACATTGTGGGCATACTGGGGGAATACTGTGGGCCCACATGGGCAGTTCTCCAGTGTCCCTGTGGGCATGCTCTGTGGGTTcttaacaaataacaaaattagTTTGGGCCTATTTTGTACCTGCAGTATAGACCCACAACATTACTATTAATGCATATGCAGAATAATTGCACTTGTTGAAAGTAGCAGTAATAAACTAAGATCATATGTTTTGAATACTGTGGGTGACAGGGGGATTATTAGCCCCAGAAGAAGGCACAGACAACTCTGGTCAGACAATTGTGGGAGATTTATTCtaagtaattaaaataataataaagcaataaaaatcTTTTAATGTGCAGGCAGTTCCGGGGACTTCTCGGAGACAACAGGCGGAGTTGTTAATAAGTGAACCATTGCGCCAAACTCCCGGGAAGAGACGGCGTCGCTATGTTCACAATCTATCTACCAATAAATATCTTTATTTGGGGAGTGATTTTACTTTTCGCCTAGGAATTTCCCTCCTTCCACACAGCCAGCGTTTTGGTGTTTTATTCACTTCGTTAGTTTCTTACAAAACACCTTTTATTGCGGCTGGCGCGGCCAGGCTCAGGGGTTCAGTGTTTACCGTGGCCTTGGCTGCAGGTGGGCGCGGTTTCCAGCGAGCTGTGCCTGAATCCACTTTTGTCTTCTTAAAAAGGCTCAGTTTTTCCGTTCGGCAGCTTATGAAAACTTAGCTGTGGGTTCTTTACCCTGTTGTTAGTGCATCCCACCACACAGCAGCTTTTAGGCATTTCTATTTTGTTTGCTATCGGACAGAAGAGACAAGGAAGCAGCTTCTCGCAATGCAAAGTCAACGGAGACCGGAAGGGAAGCTTCCCCCAAGGTGTGGGCGGGACTTAGATTATGACGCGTGGCGCTCTGTCTCTATACTAAAATAGAATAGCCTAATAGGGCTCCTCCGCGGCCACGTCACGAAATCTACACGCAATGCAGTTTGGGATTGAATAGCGGACAATCAAGCCCGTAGATATATAGATATCTATGTATCAAGCCAACCAAGTGTCAACACTAGCCAGGATTTTCCAATCGTGATGATGAATGCAAGCAGTGATCTCGAAGGAACAATAACATACTATAATAATTGTGTCGTTTTAATCCGTGAGTGGTTTATTTCAGCAATTTGGAAATTTTCTGGCAAGCGTATGATGAAGGAGGTTCCCACTGCCCGCCGGGCACACAATATACTGTGTGATATAtggatatatacatatatactgtgtgatatatgtatatatacagatatactgtgtgatatatgtatatatacagatatacttgagacgggtgcgtgggggttggacccaaaatgcacgactcagaaacaatggttaaataaagtcccgttagggcttcattcgggacgaatcccaggagcgtagtcaaaacaagcaaagtccatacacgaagatccagccaaacaaataacaaacaaaaagcacggtgccgagggaagaggcaagctcgtagtcggtagacgtgcagggaggtccggtagcaggagagctgtcagcggggcagatgaacaggcggacggcaggcagaggcgtagtcgtgggcgaagcgggagtcaaaaccatgaaacaatcagcgaagcaaaagtacaaaacagtAGGTGAGGacatggtcaaaaacaaacagtggtcaacaaaacagaaatcaataaacaatggtcggtaacaggcttggatcgtaacgtgtaatcaaacagtaaataatgctcaagagttgcgtggtaaacagaggcagacaatttcgcgaagaacagttgcgcgactgggctataaatgcgggtgtagacaggtgtagacaattagttagagcgtagcaaggaaatggaaaacaggtgcgatggatgacaagtttaacaaggtgattagtaatcgttagtaataaacctatcctgccctagcattagtaaatttgtttctacccaatcctgatctagcgttagtagttttagaaaatagacaaatggaaacaattagggagtgaatgacagaaagagagagagagaaaaggcggaacgcaaggtttgcagaaagacatgtaaaagtctATGCATAAACgatgaccagttaacgtaacaataaacataaatcaaaacataacacaaagcgaaactaagacgataaccactcacataacaaggtaatataatcgtacgaaacataactggacatgacaaaaaaataaatcgtaacgaaacataactaaacaacatgacgaacctagactaacataatacatgataagacactacgtgactaagacaacatgaataaacataaaacatggcaagacagacctgaaacgtgacaatacTGGGTGATATATGTTATATACAGATATACTGTGTGATATGTTTATATACAGATATACTGTGTGATAGACgtatatatacagatatactttgtgatatatgtatatatacagatatactgGGTGAtatatgtaggctatatatatatacagatatactgtgtgatatatgtatatatacagatatactgtgtgatatatgtatatatacagatatactgtgtgatatctgtatatatacagAGAGGCTTCCACAATTAGAGTGGTCAAAAATATTGGAAGAGCAGTTTCTCTTTATTGTTACTATATTACAGAATGAAATGTGGCACATTGTACACATCGATACAAAAACTACAATTTGCGCCATCTTGTTatgcactgtaatgtaatgtagtatgttTATCTACTTAACTTTTCAAGGACAAGAAATGAACAAGAGACAGTATAGCGTTCTTTCTCTTGAACTATAATATGAAACAGCCGCTACAAACCAGAGAGACAATACTTGTCTTGGTGTCTTATTGACTGTGTGCAGTTTTAGTTAAGTATGGGATGGGCTGTTGAACTGTGATGGGCTGttcaatgtatgtttttgttatgCCATGGACAACTTcttgtttacattttactgtCATTGCAGACCTCTGACTTTATGCAATATTCACCGTAAATGGAAAAGTTTCAGTACCCTGGGCCCTAGAGCGTCTATAATCTTAAAACAACGTTTTAACTGTCCGTGTTGACACAGTGGGTTGTCCACAGTAAACCATCATGGTGGCCCCAAGGGGCAAAACTGCTGCGGGCCCCACACAGGCTAACCCACAGGGGCCCCATGTGGGTTTTCTGTGGGTAAGCCCACAGTGGGCTTGCCTACAGAAAACCCTCATGGGGGCCCAAAAGGGCAAAACTGCTGCAGGCCCCGCACAGGCTAACCCACATGGGGCCCATGTGGGATTAGTGTGGGTAAACCCACACTGGACTTGCCTACAGAAAACCCTCATGGGGGCCCAAAAGGGCAAAACTGCTGCGGGCCCCGCAAGGGCCAACCCACATGGGGCCCACGTGGGATTAGTGTGGGTAAGCCCACAGTGGGCTTGCCCACAGAAAACCCTCATGGGGGCCCAAAAGGGCAAAACTGCTGCGGGCCCCACATGGGCTAACCCACAGGGGCCCCATGTGGGTTTTCTGTGGGCAAGCCCACAGTGGGCCTGCCCACAGAAAACCCACATGGGGCCCACGTGGGATTAGTGCGGGTTTGCcctgcccacactgccccacagtaAACCCACACTTACCCACAGTGGGCCCGCACGGGCATGTTTGCTGGGAtaggtttcaccacatgcagtgccatgtaattccaatggagggaagaagggtaaaactgatgtaggattagatgaatgcattttgaaatatggcgggtggtctttataTTTTAAGATTCTACATGTCCTGGAACATCTGttaagacgtgatcatgaacaccactacGTACCAACAAATTTaagtaacaaaacaatgcaccccccggcccaatgagcttacaagatttccattttcatctaaaaatttaactttttaatgcaattcacttatgattatctgcttatataagtacacatatcatataattaaatattaactgtttattgacaagtttatacagtttaaagcatttttgatCATGAacaaactggtttaagcaggtgcgTTTAATGTTGCGGCTGATTCGTGTATGTATAGACTTTATATCATTGGTCACTTTATCTTGCattccaaacaagcagatattttgaggataactttgtcgtattaaaaggtgctgatttgagaagctacagcaactgACCCTGTAgaaataattgctgccacacacagatatacacatagactgaccctgtggaaatatctgaatgtgtttctaagccgaTCAGCTTTCGGCATCTAGCATGTGTTGTCGTgatctcttctttttttgcGCTTGCTTTgtgacctagctaactagttggCTTAAAACAAACTTCcacttgcaatggcacaagccaaacAGTAGCTGAAAGTTTTGCAAAATCAGCCATCGCAATCATTCCAGACAATTACCGTAActtcaactatttcatttttgactcggTCTGGAAAAGGCGGAAAAGAATGTGGTTCAAggcttgttggctacttcactaaagctcttgctgctgtgacgtttatgtgtaagggccattatgtattAGATAGGTAACAGTCTTAAACTACCTACAGTTCtctgttctttttaaatggtcaaaaattcaaattatattagtcattaatagttCAAATTTAGTAATAATAGGCAAatttgaaatggtttactttctgaTAACACAAGATATCATTAGTCAGGGCAACCACtatttatatagatatgattacattaccttccggtaaaaaaaagtctggaaattcaacacaaaaactatgtttaaagagataatgtcataatggtgggaaaaagctgaaaaagacaggaaattcaacccaaaaattatgttttaaagaagagataatgatagTAAGACCTATTTAACTgtttaacatttagaaatacatgtgtatatttcaaattaagataTGGAGATATATACAGACTAAAACAAATGGATTTTGATATTCCTCTATGActctattattttcattgtcatgccttgaatgtgacagtgatatatattttttcttcttcagagcattaattactagaaagtaacaagacacataattggtacattttaagtacatatagcaacaaaatattacctaattgatttctagaaatgAATCGACTCCTGCGTTCCTCTGAAattaatctatttggttgttgattcaaagagaatatttgattgaatcctcagcagcctgcccagtggtacatgttgtttgaagtagaccactatagttacagtacccatagcaggtattaatgcattgtgtgttggaagccttgtcaatGCATAGATCAAGATAATGTCCTCggtgcttcctgtctgtgaatttcctgtctttttcggcttttgccaatcattatctcttctttaaaacataatttttggGTTGAATATTCGTGGGGTTTTGCCAGAGCATCAAGCTCGAAACTTCTCTACAAAAATATGGTACACAATGGGGTCCAAAgatctgagaccacattgaaaaacCACATTTGACCACATTTTTTTCCATATAGTCtttgaaataaacatgaaaGTTACTTCGAAGAAGGCCAAAGAAGAATaaggagtgctggacaatccacaatctGACCTCAACCCAATTGAACATGTATGGGgccacttttacattacattacattattggcatttggcttatccagagcaacgtacagttgattagactaagcaggagacaatcccccctggagcaatgcagggttaagggccttgctcaagggcccaacagctgtgtggatcttattgtggctacaccaggtaTCAAACCACCaacttgcaggtcccagtcatgtaccttaatctcTACGCTACTGGCCACTTGAAGTCTgtcaaaagccaagcattcagtatcaTCACAAGAtgttctttggaacattgtcaaataatgctgggataacatggttTTGCCAGCTTGTGTGTACATTGCAATTAAATCAAAAGGTGGAcctaccaaatactaagaaattctataattaatgtaattttttcaaagattaaacttttttttttggtaataaattagaaaagaatgtaaaatagaagcattttcactagtggtctcagacgttcggaccccactgtatatattgcaAATACAGTAAGGTA encodes:
- the LOC133123160 gene encoding uncharacterized protein C13orf42, which codes for MFKKMNAVFRPNNGQKCRGAYKSEDYHNACTVKLVRSTSMLVVGETRQRISDSMLKRSKSSVNIASTTALYYYHRQEDRIWLYSQNRNCLQYLEDLVALRRQYKNNLSHLNSKDAKVPVSSKKKSPPPPPARGEQFNAQTSKTKATAAPIPSEEDTLEFFDSVIASCDLEPKRKPNLDDGHADVDFIVATSTSEHDLHSNWVLRNPRRLFVDEGRLKTPQAQKSVRGGGSSSVGSRRQLQRNPIHLPKVVESAFQTLRFKPKFKKKD